Proteins from one Ktedonobacteraceae bacterium genomic window:
- a CDS encoding FGGY family carbohydrate kinase codes for MALLGIDLGTGGVKVLILDTGGQTLSVSRAGYEVASPQPGWAESDPGAWWQATVTAVRAATAQVPGAEIAAIGLSGQMHGVVPTSEKGRPTRPALLWPDTRAEEQLQRYSALPPALLEHLANPLVPGMAGPLLCWVADHEPSVYTATRWALQAKDWLRLCLTGSIAADPSDASATLLYNLSADRWADEVIDALGLRRELFAPISPSAGIAGTLSTHAARELGLPPGLPIATGAADTATAALGSGLLVPGPMQLTLGTGAQAVQLIAEPLADPTRRTHLYRAAGGASWYRMAAVQNAGLVLDWVRGALNATWEELYGTANRVPPGSAGLIFLPYLTRERPHHPNPASTGAFLGMRIDHGREHLLHAALQGVAFGIRSALDALPGSSAENMLCLAGGGSVHPAWRQMLADILGRELWTVDTPDASARGAALLAGIANGTWANAAATASIAPAVHLAAMPGSTKAAYDEAYAKFLSLSDATFEANR; via the coding sequence ATGGCCCTGCTGGGCATCGATTTAGGCACAGGCGGAGTAAAGGTCCTGATTCTGGATACCGGCGGGCAAACCTTGAGCGTAAGCAGGGCGGGCTACGAGGTCGCATCTCCACAGCCGGGCTGGGCAGAAAGCGATCCCGGTGCGTGGTGGCAGGCGACGGTAACTGCCGTGCGAGCGGCAACGGCACAGGTTCCAGGAGCGGAGATCGCCGCCATTGGCCTCTCAGGGCAGATGCATGGAGTGGTTCCAACCAGCGAAAAAGGACGCCCAACACGACCCGCTCTACTATGGCCCGACACGCGAGCGGAAGAGCAACTTCAACGCTACTCGGCCCTGCCGCCTGCCCTCCTGGAGCACCTGGCAAACCCGCTCGTGCCCGGCATGGCCGGTCCGCTTTTGTGCTGGGTAGCAGACCACGAACCGTCAGTCTATACTGCGACGCGTTGGGCGCTGCAAGCGAAGGATTGGCTTCGCCTCTGCCTGACAGGTTCCATCGCCGCCGACCCCAGCGATGCCTCGGCCACCCTGCTCTACAATCTATCTGCTGATAGATGGGCGGATGAGGTGATAGATGCTCTTGGTCTGAGGCGCGAGCTATTTGCGCCCATCTCTCCATCCGCGGGGATTGCCGGGACGCTTTCCACACACGCGGCGCGAGAGCTTGGCCTGCCACCAGGCCTGCCCATCGCTACGGGAGCCGCCGATACAGCTACCGCGGCACTCGGCAGTGGTTTGCTCGTTCCTGGTCCCATGCAACTGACACTTGGAACCGGCGCGCAGGCAGTGCAACTTATTGCTGAACCACTGGCCGATCCTACGAGGCGCACGCATCTCTATCGAGCCGCCGGTGGAGCTAGCTGGTACCGGATGGCGGCGGTACAAAATGCCGGGCTCGTGCTCGACTGGGTTCGCGGAGCCTTGAATGCTACCTGGGAAGAACTCTACGGGACCGCAAATCGAGTGCCGCCGGGTTCTGCTGGATTGATATTCCTGCCCTACCTGACGCGCGAGCGCCCGCACCACCCCAATCCCGCCAGCACCGGAGCTTTTCTGGGTATGCGTATCGACCACGGGCGCGAACACCTCTTACACGCCGCGCTCCAAGGGGTGGCCTTCGGCATCCGGTCTGCCCTGGATGCCCTGCCGGGATCGAGCGCGGAGAATATGTTGTGCCTGGCCGGTGGTGGCAGCGTCCATCCCGCCTGGCGTCAAATGCTGGCCGATATTCTGGGCCGTGAATTATGGACGGTCGATACGCCCGATGCTTCCGCTCGTGGGGCTGCCCTGCTGGCCGGTATCGCCAATGGCACCTGGGCCAATGCGGCGGCAACGGCTTCGATTGCTCCTGCTGTGCATCTCGCCGCGATGCCGGGTAGCACGAAAGCGGCTTACGACGAAGCCTACGCGAAGTTTCTTAGCTTGTCGGATGCAACTTTTGAGGCAAACAGATAA
- a CDS encoding MFS transporter has translation MQKTTPMLADERITLPWRRFVVCALIVAVGFNLRSIMLAVPPVLPLIQHDLGLSYTETGLLTALPVLALACLAWPSGFFIDRVGSRPAVIIGLTLLAGGTFLRVLSVQIAPEAGAALLFLFTLLFSMGVALTQTTIPVLIRHWFPAQIGFVSALFSDGLIIGEAVAAGITVPLMLQLAGKDGWAATFIFWGLPIVVVFVLWLWLAPPAHTRPVRAGRGQAAGAIPTAMEDAAAQSVAMSDRLPEDTGKRPRVNALHLGILIGGGSLIYFGMNGWIAPYNVAIHASALTPPALAILNAAQLPVSLAVTLFAQRLAGRRLPFIIAGLVCGLSIAGWLLAPATLEPLWAALLGGSSAFVFTLGIALPPLLALPHEVARLTGITISLTYAVAFVGPFAGGELWDILHIPAMAFLPVIIASLMLIILGTLLPSRAQFGLQPAP, from the coding sequence GTGCAGAAAACAACCCCAATGCTCGCGGACGAACGAATTACTCTTCCCTGGCGTCGCTTCGTCGTCTGCGCCTTGATCGTCGCGGTAGGTTTCAATTTACGTTCGATTATGCTAGCCGTTCCACCGGTTTTGCCGCTGATCCAGCATGACCTCGGCCTTTCATATACGGAGACCGGCCTGCTTACGGCGCTGCCGGTGCTGGCGCTGGCATGCCTGGCATGGCCGTCGGGCTTCTTTATCGACCGGGTTGGCAGCCGGCCAGCGGTCATTATTGGTCTGACGCTGCTCGCGGGCGGCACTTTTTTGCGCGTTCTGAGCGTCCAGATCGCGCCGGAAGCAGGTGCGGCGCTACTTTTCCTCTTCACATTGCTTTTCAGCATGGGGGTCGCTTTGACTCAGACGACCATACCAGTGCTGATACGCCACTGGTTCCCGGCGCAGATCGGCTTTGTATCGGCGCTCTTCAGCGATGGGCTGATCATTGGAGAAGCGGTGGCGGCAGGGATCACCGTCCCGTTGATGCTGCAACTGGCGGGAAAAGATGGCTGGGCAGCAACCTTTATCTTTTGGGGCCTGCCAATAGTGGTAGTATTCGTCCTCTGGCTCTGGCTTGCTCCACCCGCGCATACCAGGCCGGTCAGAGCCGGTCGCGGACAGGCAGCAGGCGCTATCCCGACAGCGATGGAAGACGCGGCGGCGCAATCAGTAGCGATGAGCGATAGGCTTCCTGAAGATACCGGCAAAAGACCTCGTGTCAACGCGCTGCACCTCGGTATCCTGATCGGTGGGGGCAGCCTCATTTATTTTGGTATGAATGGCTGGATCGCGCCCTATAATGTGGCGATCCATGCCAGCGCCTTAACGCCGCCAGCGCTGGCGATCTTGAATGCCGCGCAATTGCCGGTCAGCCTGGCAGTCACACTTTTCGCGCAGCGACTGGCGGGCCGCCGCTTGCCCTTTATTATCGCGGGCCTGGTCTGCGGCCTCTCAATTGCCGGCTGGCTACTGGCGCCGGCGACCCTGGAACCGCTATGGGCCGCCCTGCTGGGGGGAAGTTCCGCTTTCGTCTTCACACTCGGCATCGCGCTGCCGCCCCTGCTAGCGTTGCCTCACGAAGTAGCGCGCCTGACGGGCATCACTATCTCCCTTACCTACGCGGTCGCTTTCGTAGGGCCTTTCGCAGGCGGGGAGTTATGGGATATCCTGCACATACCCGCCATGGCCTTTCTGCCGGTAATCATTGCCTCCTTAATGCTCATCATTCTGGGCACATTGCTGCCCTCTCGCGCCCAGTTCGGATTGCAACCCGCCCCATAG
- a CDS encoding class I SAM-dependent methyltransferase yields the protein MRDSSEVWTGKASSYDRARPAPPPVLLNLLTQLIQAPHPALVVDLGSGTGLSTAIWGERAGRVIGIEPNAGMRKEAQRKLEDYPYAARIEYREGVAQQTGLPDGCADIVTAAQSFHWMEPAATLAEIARILRPGGLFAAYDYDSPPAIHWELDRLAQEENLRFVKLIQERGLAHTLKIWPENKSLAPLRECGHFRFTREVLLHSIEQGDAARFLEMMQSSAFSGQFQFSEQEIGFDRLRQAALEYIGSEPIPWYWSYRVRIGIK from the coding sequence ATGCGTGATTCCAGTGAAGTTTGGACCGGCAAAGCCAGCAGCTACGACCGGGCGCGCCCGGCACCGCCACCAGTTTTGCTCAATCTGCTGACGCAATTGATTCAGGCACCGCATCCCGCTCTGGTGGTGGATTTAGGCAGTGGTACCGGACTCTCTACCGCGATCTGGGGTGAGCGGGCCGGGCGGGTGATTGGGATCGAACCCAATGCCGGCATGCGAAAAGAGGCGCAGCGCAAACTCGAGGACTATCCCTACGCGGCACGTATCGAGTATCGAGAGGGAGTTGCTCAACAGACCGGCCTGCCTGATGGGTGCGCTGACATTGTCACGGCTGCCCAATCGTTCCACTGGATGGAGCCGGCTGCGACGCTGGCCGAGATTGCTCGAATTCTGCGCCCCGGAGGACTCTTTGCGGCGTATGACTATGATTCACCGCCGGCAATTCATTGGGAGCTTGATCGCCTCGCTCAGGAGGAAAACTTGCGCTTCGTGAAGCTTATCCAGGAGCGCGGACTGGCGCACACTCTCAAAATCTGGCCGGAGAACAAATCTCTTGCCCCTCTACGCGAGTGCGGCCATTTTCGCTTCACCCGCGAGGTCTTGCTACATTCTATCGAGCAGGGAGACGCGGCGCGGTTTCTTGAGATGATGCAGAGCAGTGCGTTCAGCGGCCAGTTCCAGTTTTCCGAACAAGAAATCGGTTTTGATCGCCTCAGACAGGCCGCCCTCGAATATATCGGCTCCGAACCCATTCCCTGGTATTGGAGCTACCGGGTTCGGATTGGGATCAAGTAG
- a CDS encoding alpha/beta hydrolase-fold protein — translation MNREYHRWYSPSLQRDMELLVFGHAGARALIFPTSQGRFFQWEDTGMVDALRGQLEEGGLQLFCVDSVDAESWYAKWRPPSERAFRHVQYDQYLLREVLPFTVQHNSNPYLIAAGTSFGAYHSVNFAFRYPHLVDRVIGLSGLYDIKRFTGGFSDENVYFNSPSDFMKGEHEPERLQAFRHMDIILAIGRDDPSCPNNEHLSQILWDKNIWHALRIWDGWAHDWPWWKQMIQLYIGGHD, via the coding sequence ATGAATCGTGAGTATCATCGTTGGTATAGTCCCTCTTTGCAGCGCGATATGGAGCTGCTCGTCTTTGGCCATGCAGGCGCTCGCGCCTTGATCTTTCCCACTTCCCAGGGTCGTTTTTTCCAATGGGAAGATACCGGCATGGTCGATGCACTGCGCGGTCAGTTGGAAGAAGGCGGCCTGCAATTGTTCTGCGTCGATAGTGTCGACGCAGAAAGCTGGTATGCCAAATGGCGGCCACCGTCTGAACGCGCGTTTCGTCACGTGCAGTACGACCAGTATCTCCTGCGCGAGGTGTTACCTTTCACCGTCCAGCACAACTCGAACCCGTACCTGATCGCGGCTGGAACCAGCTTCGGCGCCTACCACTCGGTCAACTTCGCCTTTCGCTACCCGCACCTGGTTGATCGCGTCATCGGCCTGAGCGGCCTGTATGACATCAAGCGCTTCACCGGCGGCTTCTCGGACGAGAACGTCTATTTCAACAGCCCCAGCGATTTCATGAAAGGCGAACACGAACCGGAACGGCTCCAGGCATTCCGGCACATGGATATTATTCTGGCCATCGGGCGTGATGACCCGTCATGCCCGAATAATGAGCACCTGTCACAGATCCTCTGGGACAAAAATATCTGGCACGCGCTGCGTATCTGGGATGGCTGGGCGCATGACTGGCCCTGGTGGAAGCAGATGATCCAGCTCTATATCGGCGGTCACGATTAG
- a CDS encoding cytochrome P450, which translates to MNTMRHGHTILPPGPRSLPLLGNILAFRQHQLEYLQHLQHTYGDMVTVHFGPIPVIILYRPEYVRYVLTENPRNFTSAEFNEELRDLIGNGLLTLDGEAHRQQRRLVQPAFHKKRVESYAGIMVQHTQEMLQDWHADERIDVARAMQQLTMRIVAKCLFNVDLAGQVDTLGRAFTTMISNPITLAEGFLHLRLDLPITSYGRRMAAKRAVDAFIYDLIARRRAEGGDTGDVLSMLLAAHDEDGILSDTQVHDHILTFFAAGHETTANALTWTFHLLSQYPAAREKLLAELHSVLGGRAPTVDDLSNLPYTEWVMNESMRLYPPAWTLGRRAIEAFDLDGVHFPAGTMVMFSQWIIHRLPDIWGDSEIFRPERWDADSEQKIVPWSYFPFGGGPRICIGMPFAQLEIRLLLATILQQYLPFTAPGFRVEPDALITLRPKNGLQSILMSTTGNTDGMLLLRLPDA; encoded by the coding sequence ATGAACACGATGCGCCATGGACATACAATCTTACCTCCAGGTCCCAGGTCTCTACCACTGCTTGGCAATATTCTCGCCTTTCGGCAGCATCAACTGGAGTATTTACAACACCTCCAGCACACCTATGGCGACATGGTTACGGTACATTTCGGTCCCATACCCGTTATCATCCTCTACCGGCCCGAATATGTCCGTTATGTACTGACCGAAAATCCACGCAACTTTACCAGCGCCGAGTTTAACGAGGAATTGCGCGACCTGATTGGGAATGGGCTACTCACTCTGGATGGAGAGGCCCATCGGCAGCAGCGACGCCTGGTACAGCCCGCTTTTCACAAGAAACGGGTGGAGAGCTATGCCGGAATCATGGTGCAGCACACGCAGGAGATGCTTCAAGACTGGCATGCCGACGAGCGCATCGATGTAGCGAGGGCCATGCAGCAACTCACCATGCGCATCGTCGCCAAATGCCTGTTCAACGTCGATCTTGCCGGTCAGGTGGATACGCTGGGGCGAGCATTCACCACTATGATCAGTAATCCCATCACCCTTGCAGAGGGCTTCTTGCACCTGCGCCTGGACCTGCCCATAACGTCCTATGGCAGGCGCATGGCGGCCAAACGCGCTGTGGACGCGTTCATTTATGACCTGATCGCGCGCCGGCGTGCCGAGGGCGGCGATACCGGCGACGTGCTTTCCATGCTTCTGGCAGCACATGATGAAGATGGTATCCTTAGCGATACGCAGGTACACGATCACATTCTGACCTTTTTTGCCGCCGGACACGAGACGACCGCCAATGCGCTGACCTGGACATTCCACCTGCTCTCCCAGTATCCGGCCGCGCGCGAAAAACTGCTGGCCGAGTTACATTCAGTCCTTGGTGGCCGCGCTCCGACGGTGGATGATTTGTCCAACCTGCCCTATACCGAGTGGGTAATGAACGAATCGATGCGCCTCTACCCGCCGGCATGGACACTTGGTAGGCGCGCAATCGAAGCATTTGATCTCGATGGCGTACATTTTCCGGCGGGAACCATGGTCATGTTTAGCCAATGGATCATCCATCGCCTGCCAGATATCTGGGGCGACTCTGAAATCTTCCGGCCCGAACGCTGGGACGCGGACAGCGAACAGAAAATTGTTCCCTGGTCGTACTTTCCATTCGGCGGCGGCCCGCGCATCTGCATCGGTATGCCTTTTGCGCAACTGGAGATTCGGCTGCTATTGGCGACGATCTTGCAGCAATATCTGCCTTTCACCGCCCCCGGCTTCCGTGTCGAGCCAGACGCACTCATCACCCTGCGCCCCAAAAACGGCCTGCAATCGATCCTGATGTCTACAACCGGCAATACAGATGGCATGCTTCTGCTGCGATTGCCTGATGCGTAG
- a CDS encoding Clp protease N-terminal domain-containing protein yields MPSSKDRQRVEIPLYFYEQLVKIAETEDRTITSVLNQLLFQALQDYRPTWIPAKHLNRFNGHAQHVLSLAREEALSFNHNYIGTEHLLSGLLREQGSLAALALEKLGVTLDSVRAAVEEKIGRGDQPVEEEIDYVPRARKVLALAMDEAERQGSGYVRTEHILLGIVRDGGGVGADILDTLGVLGKVRAQVFELLG; encoded by the coding sequence ATGCCATCCAGTAAAGACCGCCAGCGCGTCGAAATTCCGCTTTATTTCTATGAGCAACTGGTGAAGATCGCTGAGACGGAGGATCGCACAATCACCAGTGTCCTCAACCAGCTGCTATTTCAAGCGTTGCAGGACTACCGGCCGACGTGGATACCCGCTAAACATCTCAACCGCTTCAATGGGCATGCCCAGCATGTCCTCTCGCTCGCCCGCGAGGAGGCCCTGTCTTTCAATCACAACTATATCGGGACGGAGCACCTGTTATCAGGCCTGTTGCGCGAGCAAGGGAGCCTTGCAGCCCTGGCGCTGGAAAAATTGGGTGTCACTCTTGATTCCGTGCGTGCAGCTGTTGAAGAGAAAATTGGGCGTGGAGACCAGCCTGTTGAGGAAGAGATAGACTACGTGCCCCGAGCTCGCAAGGTACTCGCACTGGCGATGGACGAAGCAGAGCGGCAGGGAAGTGGCTATGTCCGTACCGAGCATATCCTGCTCGGAATTGTGCGCGATGGCGGCGGTGTCGGCGCGGATATTCTCGATACGCTTGGGGTTTTGGGAAAGGTACGCGCCCAGGTTTTCGAGCTGCTCGGCTAG
- a CDS encoding aldo/keto reductase — MNYRKLGRTGLKVSALCLGTMQWGWTANEQTAFAVMDAFVEHGGNFLDTADYYSRWIPGHKGGESEEIIGHWMQSRRNRESIIVATKVRQPMGPGPNDQGLSRKHILEAVEASLMRLQTDYIDLYQMHAYDADTPIDETLQALDDLRRAGKVRYVGASNYPAWRLVEALWSAGVHATVRFDSLEPHYNLVHRQEFEQDLKTICERYQIGVIPYSPLARGFLTGKYRRGETTASTYAETVAKRYDHDSAWRILEVVREIAQETNSTPAAVSLAWLLAQSVVTAPIVGANSVEQLEQNLAAVELTLTEEQLLRLDKVSSL, encoded by the coding sequence ATGAACTACCGCAAATTGGGCCGTACAGGATTAAAAGTGTCGGCGCTCTGCCTGGGAACCATGCAATGGGGCTGGACGGCGAATGAACAGACAGCATTTGCCGTTATGGATGCCTTCGTAGAGCATGGAGGCAACTTCCTGGACACGGCGGATTATTACTCGCGCTGGATACCCGGACATAAGGGCGGTGAATCCGAGGAAATTATCGGCCATTGGATGCAATCGCGGCGCAATCGAGAGAGCATTATCGTGGCAACAAAGGTGCGCCAGCCAATGGGACCAGGCCCCAACGACCAGGGCCTTTCCCGCAAGCATATTTTGGAGGCGGTCGAAGCATCGCTGATGCGCCTGCAAACCGATTATATCGACCTCTACCAGATGCACGCCTACGATGCTGACACGCCCATTGACGAAACGCTGCAGGCGCTTGATGACCTGCGGCGAGCAGGCAAAGTGCGCTATGTTGGTGCTTCGAACTACCCGGCGTGGCGGCTCGTAGAAGCCCTCTGGAGCGCCGGTGTCCATGCTACCGTGCGCTTTGACTCGCTCGAACCTCATTACAACCTCGTTCATCGCCAGGAGTTCGAGCAAGACCTCAAAACCATCTGCGAGCGGTACCAGATCGGCGTTATCCCCTACAGTCCCCTGGCCAGGGGCTTCCTCACTGGCAAGTACAGGCGCGGCGAGACTACCGCAAGCACATATGCTGAGACCGTCGCGAAACGCTATGACCACGATAGCGCCTGGCGCATCCTGGAAGTTGTGAGGGAAATCGCACAAGAGACAAATAGCACTCCTGCTGCCGTCTCACTGGCCTGGCTGCTGGCACAATCCGTCGTTACCGCGCCCATTGTAGGAGCAAATTCCGTGGAACAGCTGGAACAAAACCTGGCAGCAGTCGAGCTAACGCTTACGGAGGAGCAATTGTTGCGGCTCGATAAGGTATCGAGCTTGTAG
- a CDS encoding phosphoribosyltransferase — translation MMQLYRDRSEAGQELATRLAAYAHRQDIIVLALPRGGVPVAFEVAKALHAPLDVFVVRKLGVPGHEELAMGAIATGGVRFVNQEVVRMLRIPDAVIDAVTAREQQELERREHLYRDDLAPPDVRGRVVILVDDGLATGSTMRAAVTALRQQQPARIVVAVPVAAPSTCAELRAELDEIICAQTPEPFYGVGYWYENFAQTSEEEVHDLLAQAEQERPAVRSKK, via the coding sequence ATGATGCAGCTGTATCGAGATCGAAGTGAAGCAGGACAGGAACTGGCGACCAGGCTGGCTGCATACGCGCATCGTCAAGATATTATTGTGCTTGCCTTGCCACGCGGGGGCGTTCCAGTGGCTTTCGAGGTGGCGAAGGCCCTGCACGCCCCATTAGATGTGTTTGTGGTACGTAAACTCGGCGTGCCCGGCCACGAAGAACTGGCTATGGGAGCCATCGCGACGGGGGGCGTGCGTTTTGTCAACCAGGAAGTGGTACGCATGCTGCGCATTCCTGATGCCGTAATCGACGCCGTGACGGCACGAGAGCAACAAGAGCTGGAGCGCCGCGAACACCTGTATCGCGATGACCTGGCACCCCCCGATGTGCGTGGCCGGGTGGTGATCCTGGTAGATGACGGCCTGGCGACGGGTTCGACCATGCGTGCCGCGGTAACGGCGCTGCGACAGCAACAGCCCGCCCGTATCGTCGTCGCCGTACCGGTAGCTGCCCCTTCTACCTGTGCGGAGTTGCGGGCCGAGTTGGATGAAATCATCTGCGCGCAAACGCCGGAGCCATTCTATGGAGTGGGCTACTGGTACGAAAATTTCGCGCAAACCAGCGAAGAGGAAGTACATGACCTGCTGGCACAGGCCGAGCAAGAAAGACCGGCCGTGAGGAGCAAAAAGTAA
- a CDS encoding ATP-binding cassette domain-containing protein, with protein MARYSIEDAAKKLGIDTETLGRWMASANMAASPDPASHEYVLDEQQLDQLARAHGLQKDALPAQNTQQGTPYWGQQAEGISGVPTIHLQQSDQIHAPTDGRSQASPLQNGVVTGQSAPPMSQDAVNEPTLSMDQRGRDRSGQPADAPDIVPEIRPIKLEAPVVTIGRFPNNMVVLNNPQVSGYHARIEQLPRGGHHIVDLRSTNHTYVNSQQVRDQVLKPGDEISIGGYQFTYTGDALVQAGEGYSIRIDALHLKQYGGWRVTLLNDISLDIPQHSLVALVGSSGVGKTTLLDALSGIRPAAKGLVLYNGRDYYRNLAAFNTQIGYVPQSDIIHKDLTVQHALYYTARMRLPRDFTRKQIKERINEVLDEVEMTHRRRMLVRNLSGGERKRVSLALELLANPSVFFLDEPTSGLDPGLDLKMMQLLRKLADKGHTIILVTHATTNINVCDFVCFLARGGRLAYFGPPAEALPYFGVQTYAEVYNALDPTDDHKDAPKKAEERFKHSPYYQRYIADPLNREMEANQDLEELNLPVKKAKRGSPWRQFRILTRRYLELLKNDVVNLAILLLQAPIIGVILYYLASPTTFTSTSVATCPIHANALQQTGPIVSYSCQRVIDFLNSPQGAQFAAQQGMSKQQLLQAAIAPNSGADAQTLLFIMAFAAVMFGVINGVRAIVREVPIYRRERMVNLGIVPYMFSKIVVLGILSLLQSAVLVYIVNLKAPYHQGIILPPFAEIYISMALTSLAGLMIGLLLSALAPNTDRAMSLVPLILIPQVIFSGVVFNLNSPILQAVGALFAARWAIAGMGSTIGLHADKLGVDNFSYQGTLYVTLNPADALPGAIEHLAIVWGALVIMIIVIALATALALKSKDVSR; from the coding sequence ATGGCAAGATATTCAATCGAAGACGCGGCTAAAAAACTTGGCATTGATACGGAGACGTTAGGGCGCTGGATGGCAAGCGCCAATATGGCAGCCTCTCCAGACCCGGCCAGCCACGAATATGTGCTGGATGAGCAGCAGCTGGATCAGCTCGCGCGTGCGCATGGCTTGCAAAAGGACGCGCTCCCGGCGCAGAATACTCAGCAGGGAACGCCCTATTGGGGACAGCAGGCAGAAGGCATAAGTGGCGTTCCCACCATACATTTACAGCAGAGTGATCAGATACATGCGCCCACGGACGGACGATCACAAGCGTCGCCCCTACAGAACGGGGTGGTGACCGGACAATCCGCTCCGCCCATGTCGCAGGATGCAGTGAACGAGCCAACTTTGAGTATGGATCAGAGGGGACGGGATCGTTCCGGGCAACCAGCGGACGCCCCGGATATCGTGCCAGAAATTCGCCCGATTAAGCTTGAAGCGCCGGTTGTCACCATTGGACGCTTCCCCAATAATATGGTCGTGCTGAACAATCCCCAGGTTTCCGGCTATCACGCACGTATAGAGCAGTTGCCGCGTGGCGGCCATCACATCGTGGATTTGCGCAGCACCAATCACACTTACGTGAACTCGCAACAGGTGCGAGACCAGGTACTGAAACCAGGAGATGAAATCAGCATTGGCGGCTACCAGTTTACCTACACCGGCGATGCGCTTGTGCAGGCGGGTGAGGGATATAGTATCCGCATTGATGCCCTGCACCTCAAGCAGTATGGCGGCTGGCGTGTCACGCTGCTGAACGATATTTCGCTGGATATCCCGCAGCATTCACTGGTGGCCTTAGTAGGTAGTTCAGGGGTAGGCAAGACAACGCTCCTTGACGCGCTAAGCGGCATTCGACCGGCGGCTAAAGGGTTAGTGCTGTATAACGGGCGCGATTATTATCGCAATCTGGCCGCGTTTAATACGCAGATCGGCTACGTGCCGCAGAGCGATATCATTCACAAGGATTTGACGGTGCAGCACGCGCTGTACTATACGGCCAGGATGCGCCTGCCCAGAGATTTTACGCGCAAGCAGATCAAGGAGCGCATTAACGAAGTGCTGGATGAGGTGGAAATGACGCACCGGCGCAGGATGCTGGTGCGCAATCTCTCCGGCGGCGAGCGCAAACGCGTTTCCCTGGCGCTGGAGCTGCTGGCAAACCCCAGTGTCTTCTTTCTAGATGAGCCAACATCGGGTCTCGATCCCGGTCTTGATCTGAAAATGATGCAGTTGTTGCGCAAGCTGGCAGACAAAGGACATACCATCATTCTGGTGACGCACGCGACGACGAATATTAATGTCTGTGATTTCGTCTGCTTCCTGGCCCGTGGTGGTCGCCTGGCGTATTTTGGCCCACCTGCCGAGGCGCTGCCCTATTTTGGCGTGCAGACATACGCCGAGGTGTATAATGCGCTGGACCCAACGGACGATCATAAGGATGCGCCCAAAAAGGCCGAGGAACGCTTTAAGCACTCTCCCTATTACCAGCGCTATATCGCGGACCCCCTGAACCGCGAGATGGAGGCGAATCAAGACCTGGAAGAATTGAACCTGCCGGTCAAGAAGGCGAAGCGCGGCAGCCCCTGGCGGCAGTTTCGCATCCTGACCAGGCGCTACCTGGAATTATTGAAAAATGATGTCGTGAACCTGGCAATTCTGCTGTTGCAGGCGCCCATTATTGGAGTGATCCTGTACTACCTGGCAAGCCCGACGACGTTTACATCAACGAGCGTAGCGACGTGCCCTATACACGCCAACGCCTTGCAGCAGACGGGACCGATTGTATCCTACAGTTGCCAGCGCGTAATCGACTTTCTCAATTCGCCGCAGGGGGCGCAATTCGCCGCGCAGCAAGGGATGTCGAAACAGCAGCTATTGCAGGCCGCCATCGCGCCCAATTCAGGGGCCGATGCGCAGACGCTGCTATTCATCATGGCTTTTGCCGCGGTGATGTTTGGAGTGATTAACGGCGTGCGAGCGATTGTGCGCGAAGTGCCTATTTACCGGCGCGAGCGCATGGTCAATCTTGGCATTGTGCCCTACATGTTCTCGAAAATCGTCGTGCTGGGCATCTTATCGCTGCTACAAAGCGCCGTTCTGGTGTACATCGTGAATCTGAAAGCGCCGTATCACCAGGGCATCATCTTGCCGCCTTTCGCGGAAATATATATCTCGATGGCGCTGACATCATTGGCAGGATTGATGATCGGCCTGCTGCTCTCGGCGCTGGCCCCCAACACTGACCGCGCAATGAGTCTGGTACCGCTCATCCTTATTCCGCAGGTAATCTTCTCAGGCGTGGTATTCAATCTGAACTCGCCCATCCTGCAAGCGGTGGGAGCGCTGTTCGCCGCGCGCTGGGCTATTGCCGGCATGGGATCGACCATTGGCCTGCATGCCGACAAACTGGGAGTCGATAATTTTTCGTACCAGGGCACGCTCTATGTCACGCTCAATCCCGCCGATGCCTTGCCCGGAGCGATTGAACACCTCGCGATTGTCTGGGGCGCCCTGGTCATTATGATCATTGTAATTGCCCTGGCTACCGCGCTCGCGCTGAAAAGCAAGGACGTAAGCCGGTAG
- a CDS encoding zinc ribbon domain-containing protein, translating into MYTGMMLLCDAIVYAAGSVFAGLDFLAVTLLILVIFLSIFAFFLSVWLYRQNVHFKQVLESRQHLLKKCPYCGNFMQPDDSYCPNCGKRVPKVTTVK; encoded by the coding sequence ATGTATACTGGCATGATGTTGCTTTGTGACGCCATTGTTTACGCAGCCGGGTCGGTGTTTGCCGGGCTGGATTTTCTGGCTGTGACGCTCTTGATCCTGGTCATTTTCCTCTCCATCTTCGCCTTTTTCCTCTCCGTGTGGCTTTACCGTCAAAATGTCCATTTCAAGCAGGTGCTTGAATCGCGGCAGCACTTGCTGAAAAAATGCCCCTACTGCGGTAATTTTATGCAGCCGGATGATTCGTACTGCCCGAACTGCGGCAAGCGCGTACCAAAGGTGACGACTGTGAAATAA